Part of the Myxococcus fulvus genome, GACGTGGGTATACCGCTGCGTGGTGGACAGGCTCGCGTGGCCCAGCAGCTCCTGGATGCTGCGGATGTCCGCGCCCCCACCGAGCAGGTGCGTGGCGAACGAGTGACGCAACGCGTGCGGACTCACCTTGCGCGCCAGCGCGCACTTGAGCACGTGCTGGTCCAGGTGTCGGCGGATGCTCCGGGGCGTCAGCCGGCCGCCGCGGAAGTTGAGGAAGATGGCCTCCGGCGCCTGTCCTGGCTTCGGCTCCGCGAGCAGCTCGCCCCGGCGCGCCAGGTACGCCTCCAGCGAGCGGATGGCCTGCGCGTTGACGGGGACCAGGCGCTCCTTGCTGCCCTTGCCCATGACCCGGACGATGCGGCCGCTCCGGTCCACGGCGAGCAGGTCCAAATCACACAGCTCGCTGATGCGCAGGCCGCCGCCGTAGAGCATCTCCAGAATCGCCTTGTCGCGCAGGCCGAGCACGGACTTCAAATCGTGCACGTCGAGCAGCGCGAAGACCTCCTCCACCGGCAGCACCTTGGGGAGCGCCTTGGGCAGCTTCGGGCTCTTCACCAGTTTGGCGGGGCTGGCGGGCAACAGCTTCTGGCGCACCAGGTACTTGTAGAAGGACTTGATGGAGGCCAGGCGCCGCGCGCGGCTGGCGGGCGCGTGGTCCACGCTCAGCGTGCCCAGGTAGCCGCGAATCGCCGCGTGCGTGCCGGCGAGCAGGGACGACTTCATCCGCTCGACCAGGTAGCGCTCGTAGTCCACCAGGTCGACCAGGTAGTTGCGCACCGTGTGCGGGGACGAGCCCTTCTCGTCCTCCAGGTGGACCCGGAACTTCTCCAAGAGCGGCGACAGGTTCGTCATGGCGAGGTGGAGCGTAGGGGGCCCGGAGAGCCTCGCAAGATTCCGGGCCCCACGAAACCCCTACTTCGTCGGCACGGCCGGGGCGGTGGGCACGACCACGGGCGCGACGGGAGGCGTGGGCAGCAGCGCCACGCACGTGGCGTCCGACAGCCAGGCCTTCTGACACATCCAGGTGAGGATGGGGTTGCGCACCTGCCAGAGCAGGATGAACAGCACCAGCGCCGCGAGCCCCAGGCGGGACCACCAGGACAGGCCCTCCTGCTCGCCGTCCTCGTCCTGCTGGGCGAGCAGCGCCGGGCGGACCATGTCGCGGTGGTCCACGCGCGCGCCCTTGGGCAGCCGGGGCCGGCGCGTCACCAGCGTGGACAGCCCCCGCGTGAGCATCAGCCGGTCATTGAGCGCCCAGCCGGAGCCCTCCAAGAGCAGCGCCAGGTTGCGCCGACGCAGCTTCAGCCAGCCGAGCAGCCCCGCCGGCGCCATGACGGCGATGGCGATGAGCGACGCGGCGGTGATGACATCCCCCAACGTCAGGGACTTCACCTGCGAGACGATGAACGCGAACGAGGAGCCGAGCGCCGCCGCCGCGATGCTGCCGGCCGCGATGACACCCGCGAGCCCACCGGGCGCCGCGGCCGGTGCGGGCGCTGGCGCCGCGGCGGCCGGAGCCGGAGGCGCGGTGGGTGACGGGGCCGCGGCCACCGTCTTCGCGTAGCCCTCCTCCAGCGTCGCGTCGAAGGTCTTCTCGCCGGCGGTGGCCATGCCCTCCACCTTGCTGGTGATGAAGCCGGCCATGCGCGTGAAGGGCATGGTCATCGACTCCCACAGCGACACGGGCTGGCGGATGACGTGCGTCACCGTGGCGTCGTGCTCCTGGTTGTCCACGTCGTAGAAGACGCCGCGCTTGCCCACGACCAGGTCCGTGCTGCGGCCGCGCGTGACGGGCACCGCCACCTCGTAGCCGGGCGTGCCGTCCTTGGGCGCGACCATCACGTAGAGGACGCACGTGGTGCCCTGGCTCGTCAGCGCGGCGTGCTCGGCGCGGTTCTTCGCGAGCACCGACAGCGTGTACTTGCGCCCGCCGAGGATGAGCGTCCCCCGCTCCATCAGCGCCGGGGCCTTGGGCAGGTACAGGTTGGGCATGCTGATGAAGTTGTTGGCGAACACCAGCAGCCAGCGCTGGTAGAGCACCAGTCGCTCCAGCTCGACGATGGACGCGAGCGTGGGCGCCAGCGCGAGGTCCGCCTGGCTCGCGGCGTCGAGCGCGTCCACGTCCGCGAGCGACACCGTCTCCAGCGAGCCGGCCAGCTTGTGCAGGGGGTTCGCGTCGCGCGTCGCGAACCACGCGAGCACCGCGTCCGCCTTCGCCACCAGCTCGCGCCACGCCGTGTCCGTCAGGCGCTCCGAGTCCCCCGTCAGCGGCGCCGCGACGTCGCGACGGAACGCCTGGAGCTGCTCGTACGCGGGGCCGCGCAAGAGGCGCGACCACTCGAGCACGCCCGCCGCGTCGGGAGGAGCAATCGGCAGGTCGCCCGCGGCCTTGTTCAGCGCGGCCGTGTCACCCAGCGCGCCTTCCACCCGCTCCGCGCGCAGCCGCAGGGCCGCCGCCGCCTCGGGCTGCGCGGCGACGAGCCGGCACTGCAGGAAGTACGCGTCCAGGAGCGGCGACACCTCGCGGATGCGCTTCGCGCGCGCCTCGCTCTCCTCGCCCCAGACGAAGACGTCGCCGCGCTTGCCCAGGTGGGTGAGCAGCGCCTGACGCTCGTCGCGGAAGCGCTGGAGCATGGGCTTGTCCACGCCCGCCTCACCCGCGCGGTTCTTCACCTCGGGGAACGACGCCATGATGTCCCGGGCGAGCGGCCGCAGGGACTCCGGCAGGCGGTCCGGGGCGATGATGCCGTCGCCGTTCTGCCCCGCCTTGCGCAGGGCCTCGTCGCTGGCGCGGACCTGGGCCAGCGAGATGCGGCCCGTGTCCGCCGCGCCCACGGTGCGCAGAATCATCTCCGCCGCGCTCCGCAGCGGAGCCCCCTCCGGGGACAGCGCGCCGAGCTCCAGCACGTCGCTGCTCGCGTCCGCGCCGCGCCGGTCCTTCAGGTGCCGAGCGGCCCAGTCCACCGCGGTGCGGACCTCCGCCACGCGGACCCGGCCATTGCCATCCGTGTCGAGGAACTTGAGGAAGACCGGGTCACAGCTCAAGCCCTCCAACGGGCACGCCGTGGCAATCCACTGCGTCTCGGGGATGCGCGAGGCCTCCACGAGCACGTCGAAAGTGGGGATGTCGACCTGGAGCGAGCCGCCATAGCGGCGATACGTGAGAGGAGTCGAAGTCATGCGCGCGGCGGACCTAAGCACACCCGAGGACCCTCGGGCGACACCGCGCGAGGGACGCCAGGGTTGTCATCCCGGACCCGGTGTCTCCGGGCCAGGACGACCGCGTGGGCCAAGCCACCGGAACGACGTGGCGCACGGTGGCGAGAGGTCTGCACCTGCCGGCGGCACACCGCTTCACCTCCGCGAGGGAGCCGATGCACACCGCCGCCGCCACCGAGTACGACGACCGTTTCCACCTGAGCCGCAAGCGCTACCTCCAGCTCCTCGCGCTCTCCAGCCTGTGGTTCACGGTGAACGACACCCCACTGCTGCCCGTGGGGTTCTTCTTCGCGCTGCGCTTCGTGGGCGCGAACTACGAGACGACCTTCTTCCACTCGCTGCGCACCGGCCACAAGGTGGTGTTCGCGTGCCTGGGCGTGGCGCTCTTCTCGCTGCTCGTCTTCGGCCCGCACACGGGCTTCAGCATCGGGGCCGGAGGCGTGAGCTTCCAGCTCACGCTCCGGTGAGCCCCGGGCCTCTCGTCAGGGCAGCGCGCTCACGCTGTAGACGCCCGCCTTGGGCCCCTGCGCGATGATGTAGACGGCGCGCGAGTCCTCCTTGCCGCCGAAGTACACGGGCACCTGGACGCCCTGGTCCAACGGCTTTCGCGCCTGCGTCTTCGCGTCGTACACGGCGATGTCGTACGTGTCCGAGTCCATCCGGGCGTACGTGGCCAGCACGCGCTTGCCATCCGCGGACAGCTTGTAGCTGAAGATGCCCTGGAGCCACGTCCGCGGCTCGGCCTTCTGGGGCAGTTCCAGCGCCTTGAAGTCACACGCGCGGCCGTTGCGGATGCAGTTCGAGCGGAACACCACCTGGCCGTTGCCGGGCATGAAGCCGTAGCCGAACACGCCCCGGTGGACCTTCTCCGCCTTCTCCGCGCCCAGCGGATAGAGCATCAGGTCCACCGAGTACTCGGGCTTGAGGAAGCGCGACAGGAAGGCCACGTAGCTCGCGTCCGCGCCCCACACGAAGTTGGGCACCCGGTCCCCCACCCGCTTGGGCGCGCCGTCCGGCAGCGATGCCACCGCCATCAACCCCGCGCGCGCCGTCACGTCGTACTTGTCCAGGAAGCCCACCGCCTGCGAGTCGGGCGAGAACGCGAAGGTCTCCACGCGCTCGCCCACCTTGCGGCCCGGGCCGCCCGCCGCGGGGCCCACGTACAAGTCCCCCGGCACGTCCGGCTTGCCGTTCTCCGAGCGCGCCAGCCACTTGCCGTCCGGCGAGAAGCCGAACGACTGCGACGCGACGGCCAGCCGCTTGGGCTTCTCCGCGGGCAGCTCCGCCAGGTAGAGGTCATAGAGCCCGCGCACCGACTCGCTGCGCACCTGGAAGGCCACGCGCTGGCCATCCGGCGACACCGCGTAGTCGCCCACCTGGTCCGCCAGCTTGCGCGGCGCGACCTCCGGCTTGTCCACGGTCACCACCGCCAGGCCACCCGCCGCGGACAGCCGCCGCTTGAACAGGAGCGCCTTGCCGTCGGCGGTGAACTGCGCCGTGCTCACCTCGGCCGCCACGTCGACGAAGGGCCCCGCGGGCAGCGGCCCCAGCTTCAGCTTGCCGCCGTCGACGAACGCCACCTTGGAGCCGTCCGGCGAGGGCAGCATGTAGCTGACCGCCGTGCCGAGCACCGCCGGCTCCGCCTTCGCGTCGTCGAGCGTCGCCACGTTGAGCGTGCCCGACTGCGAGGCCGGGTTGTAGCCGGTGAGGTACAGCGCGTAGCGCGAGTCGGCCGAGAACAGGAGCCCGCCGGGCACGTTCGTCACGCTGTCGCCCAGCTTGCGAGGCTCCCCGCCCTCCACCGACACCACGCGCAGCTCGCCCAGCAGCATCTGCGGCGGCACACCGTCCAGCCGCGGCTTCTGCCCGTTCATGAGGTACGTGGCGAAGCGGCCATCCGACGTCAGCCGCAGGTCCGCCGCGCGGCCCGCGTCCAGGAGCAGCCCCTGCCCCGCGCCCGCCGGAGCCCGTCCGGAGGGGCTCGGCGCGGCGGGCGCGCTCGGCGCCGCCGCCGAGGGAGTCGCGGCCGACGGGCTCCCCGCCGGCTTCGCGTCCTCGCTCTTCTTGCATCCGCCGCCAGCCACCACGAGCGAGGCGACCAGCCCCGCGCCCAGAAGTCGTCCCAGCCTCGGCCGAATCATGCGCTCCTCTGCTCCTCGTGCTCCGGGGCGCCCGATGCCGGGACACCCGCGTGTGGCAGCCACGCCGCCAGGTCCGTCCTCGCGCGGGCCGAATACGCCACCCGCTTCTCCGCCTTCTTCATCCGCCCCGTCAGCGGCGGGAAGAGGCCGAAGATGATGTTGGAGGGCTGATGCGGGTAGTCCGGCGGGTGCGCTTCGCCCGTCACATGACGGAACAGCGCGCCCAGCGCCGTCGTCGCCGGGGGCGGGACCCACGGCTTGCCGCTCAGCCGCGCATGCAGCGCCAGCGCCACCAGGTAGCCGCACGCCGCGCTCTCCACGTACCCCTCCACGCCCGACACCTGCCCCGCGAAGAACACCCGGGGCTCGCTCTTGAGCGACAAGTCGGCCGACAACAGGCGCGGCGAGTCGATGAACGTGTTGCGGTGGATCTGCCCCATCCGCAGGAAGTCCGCGTTCTGCAGGCCCGGGATGCAGGTGGTGAAGATGCGCTTCTGCTCACCCCACGTCAGGCGCGTCTGGAAGCCCACCATGTTCCACGCCGTGCCCGCGCGGTCCTCCATGCGCAGCTGCACCACGGCATGGGGCTCCCTGCCCGTGCGCGGGTCCCTGAGCCCCACCGGCTTCATCGGCCCGTAGGCCAGCGTGTCGTCGCCGCGTTCCGCCATCACCTCGATGGGCAGACAGCCTTCGAAGTATTTCGGTTCCTCGAAACTGTGCGGGACCACCTTCTGGCCCGCCTTCAGCTCCGCGATGAACCGGTAGTACTCCTCGCGGTTCATCGGCAGGTTCAGGTAGTCGTCGCCGCCGCCCTTGCCATAGCGGCTCTGCCGGAAGGCCACCGTCAGGTCGATGGAGTCCGCCGACAGGATGGGGGCGATGGAGTCATAGAAATAGAGCTTCTGCCCCACGTGCCGCTCCAGCTCGCGCGTGAGGGCGTCGGACGTCAGCGGCCCGGTGGCCACCACCACGGGCCCGTCCTCGGGCAGCGTCTCCACCTCGCCCGCCACCAGCTCCACGCTGCCGGAGTCCCTCAGCGCCTGGGTGATGGCCTGGGAGAACCCCTCGCGCTCCACCGCCAGCGCGTCGCCCGCGGGCACCCGGTGCGCATCCGCGCTCGACAGCACCACCGAGCCCAGGTCCCGCAGCTCCGCGTGCAAGAGGCCGATGGCGCTCTCCGGGTTGTCCGAGCGCAGCGAGTTGCTGCACACCAGCTCCGCGAGCGAATCCGATTTGTGCGCCGGCGAGCGCTTGTGGGGCTTCATCTCGCGCAGCACCACCGGCACGCCCCGGCGGGCGAGCTGGTACGCGCACTCGGTGCCCGCAAGGCCGCCGCCAATCACCGTCACCCGCTGCTTCACGTCCGACATCCGCGTCCTCCCGGGAGCGCCCACGCGCGCGTGCCCGTCAGCCAACAGTTAGCAGGACTGGCACGCCCTGTCCCGACCGTGAATCCACGAGCGTCAACCCGGCGTCGGGACAAGCCCCCCGTGTCCGCCCGCCCGCCCCCCGAGCCACCTCTGCCCCCCGTTGGAAGGCGCGGTTTCCGCACCTGGGTTGCACCCCTACGTTTCTCGCGTTCGTCGCTCGGGGCCGCGTGCATCCGGGCGAGCGCAAGACGCACTCGAAGCAGCATCCACGAAGACGAGGCCCATCATGAGCCGAGCCCAAGACTTGCTGAGGGTACGCG contains:
- a CDS encoding tyrosine recombinase XerC; this translates as MTNLSPLLEKFRVHLEDEKGSSPHTVRNYLVDLVDYERYLVERMKSSLLAGTHAAIRGYLGTLSVDHAPASRARRLASIKSFYKYLVRQKLLPASPAKLVKSPKLPKALPKVLPVEEVFALLDVHDLKSVLGLRDKAILEMLYGGGLRISELCDLDLLAVDRSGRIVRVMGKGSKERLVPVNAQAIRSLEAYLARRGELLAEPKPGQAPEAIFLNFRGGRLTPRSIRRHLDQHVLKCALARKVSPHALRHSFATHLLGGGADIRSIQELLGHASLSTTQRYTHVSWEQLQQVYDAAHPRA
- a CDS encoding kinesin, whose product is MTSTPLTYRRYGGSLQVDIPTFDVLVEASRIPETQWIATACPLEGLSCDPVFLKFLDTDGNGRVRVAEVRTAVDWAARHLKDRRGADASSDVLELGALSPEGAPLRSAAEMILRTVGAADTGRISLAQVRASDEALRKAGQNGDGIIAPDRLPESLRPLARDIMASFPEVKNRAGEAGVDKPMLQRFRDERQALLTHLGKRGDVFVWGEESEARAKRIREVSPLLDAYFLQCRLVAAQPEAAAALRLRAERVEGALGDTAALNKAAGDLPIAPPDAAGVLEWSRLLRGPAYEQLQAFRRDVAAPLTGDSERLTDTAWRELVAKADAVLAWFATRDANPLHKLAGSLETVSLADVDALDAASQADLALAPTLASIVELERLVLYQRWLLVFANNFISMPNLYLPKAPALMERGTLILGGRKYTLSVLAKNRAEHAALTSQGTTCVLYVMVAPKDGTPGYEVAVPVTRGRSTDLVVGKRGVFYDVDNQEHDATVTHVIRQPVSLWESMTMPFTRMAGFITSKVEGMATAGEKTFDATLEEGYAKTVAAAPSPTAPPAPAAAAPAPAPAAAPGGLAGVIAAGSIAAAALGSSFAFIVSQVKSLTLGDVITAASLIAIAVMAPAGLLGWLKLRRRNLALLLEGSGWALNDRLMLTRGLSTLVTRRPRLPKGARVDHRDMVRPALLAQQDEDGEQEGLSWWSRLGLAALVLFILLWQVRNPILTWMCQKAWLSDATCVALLPTPPVAPVVVPTAPAVPTK
- a CDS encoding PD40 domain-containing protein; this translates as MIRPRLGRLLGAGLVASLVVAGGGCKKSEDAKPAGSPSAATPSAAAPSAPAAPSPSGRAPAGAGQGLLLDAGRAADLRLTSDGRFATYLMNGQKPRLDGVPPQMLLGELRVVSVEGGEPRKLGDSVTNVPGGLLFSADSRYALYLTGYNPASQSGTLNVATLDDAKAEPAVLGTAVSYMLPSPDGSKVAFVDGGKLKLGPLPAGPFVDVAAEVSTAQFTADGKALLFKRRLSAAGGLAVVTVDKPEVAPRKLADQVGDYAVSPDGQRVAFQVRSESVRGLYDLYLAELPAEKPKRLAVASQSFGFSPDGKWLARSENGKPDVPGDLYVGPAAGGPGRKVGERVETFAFSPDSQAVGFLDKYDVTARAGLMAVASLPDGAPKRVGDRVPNFVWGADASYVAFLSRFLKPEYSVDLMLYPLGAEKAEKVHRGVFGYGFMPGNGQVVFRSNCIRNGRACDFKALELPQKAEPRTWLQGIFSYKLSADGKRVLATYARMDSDTYDIAVYDAKTQARKPLDQGVQVPVYFGGKEDSRAVYIIAQGPKAGVYSVSALP
- the trmFO gene encoding methylenetetrahydrofolate--tRNA-(uracil(54)-C(5))-methyltransferase (FADH(2)-oxidizing) TrmFO gives rise to the protein MSDVKQRVTVIGGGLAGTECAYQLARRGVPVVLREMKPHKRSPAHKSDSLAELVCSNSLRSDNPESAIGLLHAELRDLGSVVLSSADAHRVPAGDALAVEREGFSQAITQALRDSGSVELVAGEVETLPEDGPVVVATGPLTSDALTRELERHVGQKLYFYDSIAPILSADSIDLTVAFRQSRYGKGGGDDYLNLPMNREEYYRFIAELKAGQKVVPHSFEEPKYFEGCLPIEVMAERGDDTLAYGPMKPVGLRDPRTGREPHAVVQLRMEDRAGTAWNMVGFQTRLTWGEQKRIFTTCIPGLQNADFLRMGQIHRNTFIDSPRLLSADLSLKSEPRVFFAGQVSGVEGYVESAACGYLVALALHARLSGKPWVPPPATTALGALFRHVTGEAHPPDYPHQPSNIIFGLFPPLTGRMKKAEKRVAYSARARTDLAAWLPHAGVPASGAPEHEEQRSA